From the Drosophila simulans strain w501 chromosome 2L, Prin_Dsim_3.1, whole genome shotgun sequence genome, the window GCACAGCTTGTATACCCCTTTAACCATCTTTAAACCATCTTGTGACTACTTTCGTCACTAATTTCCACTGAGTATGCTAATCCGCCAAACTTCCTGTATGTCTCGCAACCCAAATATAGCCTCAATCGCACCTAAAGTGCCAGAAGGAATGAAACTCGGCACAGATCCACCAAAATCGCTTCCTGCCCCCGACTGCAATGCAATCTGATTTGGGGCAACTTGAGGTCCTTGAATAAAGCACTTCGATACCGAGGATCTGGTTAAGTGTGACACTTTTTCATTTGACGCTCGCTTGCGCTCGCAAAGTCATAAGCAAAATTCCCGGGggttacaattttaaattaaatattacagCGTGGGCCTGCAGAAAGGAGCCTCTGGGCAGGATAAATGCGCAAACAGGATACCCCACTGCGTTCGAGGACCTcagtgcctgtgtgtgtgtctgtctgtgtgcgtgggGCGTGAATGTGTTTGTCTGCACCTGACGCCTTTTTGTTGGGCCTTTTGGTATTTTATTACAATCCTCTGGCTGTGGACTTATTTCTGGATGAGCGTGCTCCTCTGCCTTTTGAACCTATCTCATCGTGATAAATGATACGAATGTTTGGCAAGGGAAGTCATATTATTAGAACTTTAATCCAAGTATCATCGTCTgatgtacatattttaaataaattatttttctggaTTACAAGCCACTTTTCGCGTAGCGCTGTCTTCAACTTAATGCCCAGCAGACCCGCCGCATTTTCCTATCAGCGTGAAAAACTTCTATCATATTTAACTGGAAAAGGTCAACAAAGAATGAAataggaaaaagaaaaaccttgACATCACCTTTTTCAATCAACTAAAAAGTGTCTTGTTCGCCACGGACTTTCTCCTTTCTCCCTTcaccgcaccaccaccaccagcaccccTGACTCAATAAGctggcattttatttgcatttttttcgtCACTTGCTCGTCTGTCCCTAAGGCTGTCTGTCGTCATTTCTGCCGCTTCGCTGGCTGCCAGCCGAGTTTTTCACTTTGTGCCCCCGCCAACGATTCGCATCATTTTTTTGGGGCGAGCAAGGAGCAGGAGTGGCAGCGGAGGAGACGGGAGGCCGGAGCCATCGGCGGCAGCAAATTCATCATCGTCTCAGCACGCGTCTGTCAGCCGCGCTAAGGatacaataaatgtctttCGCGGTCGCCATTCTCGCAGACAGCGTGTCCTTTCGCAACGTGTCCCGATGGCCTTGcctacactgcaagaaatgaTTCCCCCTCTTCCCATATGCATAGATAATGCCAAGAGCACAGGATTATGTAATTGAGTTTTTAGTCTGTTTATTGAATACGGATATTTGCGGATTATAAATTAGAAACAAGTGCCAAATCATTTGTAGCCAAGACACCCTGTACGGTTGGGTTTGAGGTTGAGTGAAATACTCTGTCGGATTAATATGCAGTAGcgctttgcatttttctgtAGCCTTCCTTTCGGTTTGTATCGTCATTTTCCGGCGCTGTTGGTTTATTCATTTGCCTTCGCCTGTTTTTCCTtctgtttttatatatatttatctttttgTGGTACTGCCTCTCAGCCCAGAGGCTCAGGTGCACTTTGTGTATAACAAATTAAACAGCTTTATGCAAGTGGAGCTGAATAAATTGCGACGGGTCTTGGAATATAGATTTACTTGACATAAGGATGGTTTACTTTTGTTCGATTGGCCTCGATCCATGTAGTATATTTTTGTTAGTATTATATGTTTGCTATTATTCTTTCCCATTGCCACCACCACTGGCTCTGCCGAAGATTTCGGAGAATTGGGGAAACTCTAGCTTGCTGATGCTCTTCAGCTCCATGAAGGCCTGCTTGGCCAGCCAGTGAATGACAGGGCTTTTCCACTGCTTGAGCACCGCCTGGTACATCCCATCGCCAGTGTTATTGGTTTTAATCACCTGGCTGTAGTTGTACCACATGTAGATCATGGAGCGCAACTTGAAGACCCACAGGTGATTGGGCACAGATCGGATGGCGTCCTGCAGCTTTGCGGTAGTTTCCAAGGAGAGGTTTCCAAGAAAATTGTGGTCCATGATGGTGTACATGACCTTCATGTTGCCCAGATAGTTGTTACGATTTTTTTGAAGTGCGCTGAGGGCCCGATTGACCAGATCGCTGGCCGCGGAAGCACCTTTAGGCATCATGAAGTTGTACTTCACATTGaagcaatcgaaatttttcaACTGCTCTTTGATGTCGACATCGATGTTCCTGAAATCCCTCCACCACCCCTCCCAGGATCGGTAGTCTCTGGCCCGGTAGATCTTGGTCCACTCAAGGCACAGCTTGTTGCGAAAACGGCTGCTGGAGAAAACGGTGAGACGGCCATTCGAATCATCGCTCAGATCACTGATATCCATCATATCGTTGTAGATGTGCTGGACTATCGGCAACtgtttggaaaacttttctctAATGATAAAGTCGGGCGACCTCTTAAAATGGCGCACGGCGTAGGACCGCTCCCGCCATAAAGAAGTTTCATAGCTCACGTAGGGCATTTTAAAGTCCCCAATAAAAAAAACCGTGTCAAATACCTGAGGACCTCGTTGGATTGGctcacctccacctccacctccaccatGATTATTGCCATCATGACTAAGCTCTTGGCGTTCAAAGTTAGAGCtgtcattattgttttgagATTGTGGATCTAAGAAATCCAATTCAAAACTCATATCGCGTTCCACATTCATGCGTGGATTGTTATTACCAAAGCGAGGTTCATTCATGCTGCGTTCCATATCCATGCGAGGTTGAGGTACTTCATAGCGGCGAAACTCCATATTGCGTAAATCATTTGGACTGCGATTTTCGTGCTGGAAACTTTGATTTGGCATAAGCTCATTGGGTTGATTGAGAAAGCCCTGGAACACGGAGCGCCCAAAACTGGATCCCCAATCCAGATTAAAGGGtgcgggtggtggtggcggtgctgTTGGTGGACTTGGTATTTTGCGACCCAAATCGAATTGCCCCCTAAAATTGCCGTCGTTCCAGTCACGAGCATCGCTTTCTTCAAACATTTGATTATTCGGCGGACGTCTGAGCTGCACTTTACCAAATTCTTTACCAatgttttcgaaaaatttcCCCTTCTTGATTTTCTCTTCAAGGTGAACAGAAAAAGAGTCAGCTCCGCCTATGGTCATCCTCTGCGAAAATGTATCTTGATTTGAGTATTCCGGAATTCAGTGCCTTACTTACGCGCTTCCTTATCGGTTGGCCCCCTTGAAAATTAGAACGAGCTGGCATTTTGCAGATTTCTTTGAAaatttagaaaagaaaacggatttttttattttattccggATCACTTTTTAGCTTTAGAACACTTCGAACGCAGCTGTTAAACTGATTTCTTTGCCTATGAATTGCTGTCGACCTAGAATTTCGAGGCCTACTATGTTcagaaatttgaattttatacaGCTTAACAAGCTTCCTAAATGAGCTAGCCATGACTATAAGATCAAATACTTTTCTTAACACTCGTAGTCGTCCGCTTGGCGTAATCGGAAGCAGTTGTTAGAAAATTCGTAGTTttttacaaattgaaaattttctACACAAGACAAAATGGaggcatcgtttatggttgCCCTGTTCGTTTCGGTATTTTTACACTGCACAGGACTGCTCTGGAGTCCCGTGGACGCAAGATCGGATTCGCTTCTGTTCTTACTTATCGCCATAATGTACCTGCATAAATTGAAGATGAAGTACGGGCCAATTCTCCCAGAAAGCCAAGCGGGAGCAATTCTCGAGGTTCCGGTCCTATGTTTCGCTCTCCAGGTGGCTTTGCTCGTCCTTTGGTTACCCGTGTTTTGTATCCTGCAAATCTTGGTGGATTCAGCCTGCAGCAATCTGAGAGATTGTCTGAACGAGCAACTCTCCTTAATGGTGAAGGATATCAGTCCACTTATCTTTACAATGGCTATTATGGCTGTGGAATCGGCTGTGTTTCTCAACTGTTTCCAGATCAGCGATATGCAGAAGTTCTTTGGCTGCCACGAAGACTGCGTCACACCCAGTGTCCTTTCATTCATAGCCGACGAGGAGACCAAGATGTTAAAACGGGAGAtgaaaaagttgaaaaacaaaagaaagtgACATAGGACATCCATTTTGTCGAATAggcaattataattaataacttGTCAAATTGAATAGTTGCAATCTGAAATGAATTGTTCACCATTTTTTCGCATCGCTTTCCACGCTTTCTTCCTTAAGGAAAGCTCTGCTCCATTGAACGTGATAAACTTTCggtaataatttattgcaatCACTCAACTCAACGGCCACGTCGATGGCCaaggcaaaaaataagagagttaaaatggaaaaaccgAAAAGTAAGTGCAGTTGCGAGAGGAGTgtgcaatattttaaattgcttcCCGAAGGATGATAAAAATAAGAGGGCACAACCGGATGAAAACATTCGAATAAAATGTGCCGCACATTCGACACACGTCGCGCCAACGAATGggcaaaaaaattgaaataaataagatataaaatggtggcacacacaaacaaacaaacacacacacgcgatTGGGGAGCCAACAATTTATGCATCACCGATACATATAGGggcaaacatatatatttacgaCTCCCCACTCGCTGCGATAAGTGTGTTTATTTGAGCCTGCCCAATGCAATATTTACAATGCAGCGACACCGATTCTTGGGGCATCTCCTCGGGCGCACACGGAGTATGTGGAATGCGCAGTGTATGGCTGCGGTGGACTGGGAAGGGTATTTGCTGACGCGGCGACtctcggccacgcccccttgcccGTTGTCTATGGGCGCAATTAAAGCCAACAGCCAGGGGAGGCTAATCTCGAGCGGCTCGTAAATTCCGAGCGGGCATTCCTGTGGGACACCCGAAGGATGTCAAGGATGCCACGATACCACCACGCCACTCCCCAAGAGCTCATCCTCCTCATACTCAGCCGGCAATTGAAGCTCTGCACGAAATCTGCGACGCCGGCGGAATGACAAGCTGCCTTTCTAATTCCTTCTCGGTTTGTTTACGCTGCCAGCGAATCGGGCAGGGCACTCATCCTCCTTCTCCGGCGAGGAAGTGGCCATCGCATGTGGATCCAGGAGCTGCTAACAGTGCCAGATGCTGCGGGCATGGGATGGGTTCGGATGCGGGATTGAAATTCCGAACCGAGgcggcatttgcatattaattaaatgtcaaaAGGGTAACGCCAGCAAACAGCTTGTGCCCGcttccaattaaatttactCGCAACGAGTGCGAGCATGAGGGTCCAGCCCAATCAAGGTCAACTGGCAACTAGATCGAGATGCCCCAGAAGTAACAATCGATTCCTACAAAAAGAATGCACATAAATGTGTAATTCGTTATGCACAGATAACAAAATCTATAATTTTTCTCAGAGCCTTCTTATGCAAGGAATTCAATTAGCTGCCCAATACCTAATCCACAAAGCCCAGAGATTGACTTTCCAACTTTCATTGTAATGCAGCAAATGTGCACTATGTGCAGATGCCAGAAATTGGCATCTGTGCCTGGGAAAGCCCAGTGCCACTCACCGGatccttttgccattttcaggTCGTCTTCTCGgcttgaaatgaaaattccatAACCCGCTTATGACGCACTCCTGATTGGAGCAGCCGAAAAAGGATGCAGAATGCAGGACGCCGGATGAGAagtggatgaggatgaggatgagttTGGGAGATGGGGATTCGGGCTGACAACGGCAAGTGACGGTTTGCGTCAATGGCCAAATGGGTTTCACTTTTCTTGTGCTGGTTAACCCGAAAATTCTTCTGGCTGAGTCTAATTGGCAGATGCACACGAAACAATTAAGAATCTGGCAGGAGCCAAGTGGATAGATACACAGGAGTTCGGGGATTTTCCGTTTGACTTTCGGGCTGATTTGGTTAGGTTACACAGTGGACATTAGAAAATATGGTAATATTATGATTTTCAACGTGTGGCAGTAACGATTGACTTCGGAATGGCTTTGATTTCAACTTTGATGTCCCATACCGGTTAATGGATGTTCGCTGGTTAAACTTAAACTTCTACTAATCTCCATTCCAGACAGGGCGCTCCGCAATTCCCCGACATGTCAATTAAGTGATGAAAATTCCTTATCTACCCACAAGGCAGTGGGTTGTTTTCCCCAGCATCCCCTCCTTTCACTCCGCCGCCAAGTGTCTTCGTCTCCTCCTTCTCGGTTCCTGGTAATTTGCCAGGCCAAAATGTCTGCTCGAGTCAAAAGCCAAACTCGGCAACCGCAGAAGCAGCAACTCGAGGAGCAGCTGTCAAAACGTATAGACGATGTGAAGTGGATACATCATGGGGCTCCGGCAACAGTTGAAAATGCGACTAGTGCGACTGGGCTGGGGATTTTGCCCAAATCCTAACTTGCATTCCACATGCTGCGGCTCAGAAGATATGCAAATCTTCGGCGTTGGTGGAAATGTCAAGTGAATTCGGCAGCAGGAAATTAGCACGCAAGTTACAGCCAAACCGACATCAAGAGTCGAAATGTTAATGTTCTTGTTCAAGTAattacaacaatttttaaagCTAGATAATgtttaaaacgatttttaatatatttaaatctaaataatgaaatacaaGGAAATTATATAATGAAACCTTGAGCTGCAAGACGTACTTTCTCCTAAGCACTTTACACCttgtttttcatattattaCGATTTATTACTTGAAATATGTGTTTTTCCAATCAGTTTTTTCAGTTTCCGACTGTAACCTAGCATTTTCCCGGGCTGTCAGCAAATCCAGTTACTCAGCTTGAGCGGCATTTTCCGCTTCAACGCGTTCTCGCAGAAATTCCTTCGCATTTCGGTGTTCACTTAAAACGATTTTCAGTCGCCAGTCGAGCGCGAGTAAGTCAAACGGAGTGACCTTTGGACTGAAGCCGGATAAATCGCAGCAAGGGCATTTACCAATTGTGCACTTTCAGCAgctgcaaattttccatttgtccATTCAACCCGCAAAAGTATGCTAAACACGTGGCAAACCGTTTTTGCGGAAAATCAAATTAtcagcaaatttatttaatgcataACATCGGGGATGGACGgtttgcaaaaaataaacgcGCTTTACACACGCAATTAGCAATATTCCGGCGGCAAAAAAAGCCATTGAAAATTAATCGAAATCAATGGCAATTTCCCGTGGTATTTTCGGTTGATTTTTCTGTGTCATCCCGATAACCGAAAACTGGCCCCGAAAATGCCAAACCGCAGAAGCTTTCAGTGTCGGTGGAGCAAGTGGACACGCATATAGTGCAGGTTGACCCACAATAAGTGTGTATCAATGCGCCATTATCGGCTAATGGAAAATTCCTagcataaaacaaaataatcaaTTTTGACTTGGGGCGAATTCGAGATTGGAGCATCAAT encodes:
- the LOC6730693 gene encoding uncharacterized protein LOC6730693 translates to MPARSNFQGGQPIRKRRMTIGGADSFSVHLEEKIKKGKFFENIGKEFGKVQLRRPPNNQMFEESDARDWNDGNFRGQFDLGRKIPSPPTAPPPPPAPFNLDWGSSFGRSVFQGFLNQPNELMPNQSFQHENRSPNDLRNMEFRRYEVPQPRMDMERSMNEPRFGNNNPRMNVERDMSFELDFLDPQSQNNNDSSNFERQELSHDGNNHGGGGGGGEPIQRGPQVFDTVFFIGDFKMPYVSYETSLWRERSYAVRHFKRSPDFIIREKFSKQLPIVQHIYNDMMDISDLSDDSNGRLTVFSSSRFRNKLCLEWTKIYRARDYRSWEGWWRDFRNIDVDIKEQLKNFDCFNVKYNFMMPKGASAASDLVNRALSALQKNRNNYLGNMKVMYTIMDHNFLGNLSLETTAKLQDAIRSVPNHLWVFKLRSMIYMWYNYSQVIKTNNTGDGMYQAVLKQWKSPVIHWLAKQAFMELKSISKLEFPQFSEIFGRASGGGNGKE
- the LOC6730694 gene encoding uncharacterized protein LOC6730694, with amino-acid sequence MEASFMVALFVSVFLHCTGLLWSPVDARSDSLLFLLIAIMYLHKLKMKYGPILPESQAGAILEVPVLCFALQVALLVLWLPVFCILQILVDSACSNLRDCLNEQLSLMVKDISPLIFTMAIMAVESAVFLNCFQISDMQKFFGCHEDCVTPSVLSFIADEETKMLKREMKKLKNKRK